Below is a window of Defluviimonas sp. SAOS-178_SWC DNA.
GAAGCGCGTCACACCAATCCGCGATAGCTTCGATGACTTTGGATTCAAGATATCCGTTTGCCGGCGCCCCCCCGTGCGGCTCTTCGAAATACGCCTGCTTCATTTGTCACCCCGCACCAAATACCCGACGGGAAACAATCCCGTAAAACCATGGACCAATCGGACCGCGTCCGACGTTCATTCAAATTGGAAAGGCACCCACACCTGTCCCCCTGAAGAAAGTCTCCACTAGTGTCGCTGTTCAGTCAAATGGTTGCCGCGTTTCCCGCCCTGGACGATGAATAAATCAACCTTGGGTAGAAAAATATCATTCGATAAAAATGCATTCGGAAAAATTTTTGCGAATTGTTGAAAAGTTAACGAGAATCGTGCTTCCGAATCTGAAGGAAATACAAACCTCACCCCGCTATATAGCGCATATAACGGATAACGACGGGGCCGAGCGTTAAAAGAAGGAGGGCGGGCAGCATCAGCGACGCCATGACGCCCGACATTTTCACGGGCAGCTTGTTGGCCATTTCCTGGGCGCGGAATTCGCGGTTGCGGCGCATCTCGCTGGCATAGGTGGTGAGCGTTTCGGACATGCTGGTGCCGAACTTCATCGACTGCAACACGACATTGGCAAAGGCGGTGACCTCGTCCACGCCGGTCCGCCCGGCCATGTCGAGAAGCGCGCGGTCGCGTGACCGGCCCGCCTGGATCTCGCGCTGCGCCGCCAGCATCTCTCCGGCGATCGCCGGCGCGGTCTTTTCCAGCTCATTGCCGACCCGGATCATCGCGGCGTCGAACCCCAGCCCGGCCTCGACCGAGATCTGGATCAGGTCGAGCGCGTTCGGAAAGCTCTCCTCGATGGCGCGCCGCCGCTCCTGCGCGCGGGATCTGAGGCCAATGGCCGGTCCGAAGAATCCGATGCCCACCAGAACGCTGAGGATCTGGAAGATGCGCACCTGGCTCAGGCTTCCAATCCTCGAATCCAGGGCTTCAGGCAACGAAATCATCCCGGTTCTTGCCGCCCAGATAAGCGCAAGCAGGGCGGCCGGCAGGATGATCCCGAAACCGAGTCTAAGCAGGTAGTAGTTCCGCACCGAATGCGGCCCGGTGAACCCGGCAAGGGCAAGCTGGCGCTCGACCTCGGTCCGTTCCTTGCGGTCTGAGGGGATCAGCGTCTTCATCAGGCCCTTGGGATCGGCGCTCTTGTGGCGCAGCAGGCCGGCATCATCGGCGATCGGGCGGCGGCGGGCTTGCGCCTCCATCCTGCGCAGGACCGGGTCCTTGCCCGCCATCGTGCCGGACAAGCCGAAGACGACCAGCATCGCGCCGATGCCGGTGCCGAGAACGATCAGCGTCTGCGGCGTCAGGCCGGCATTCAGAAGGAAGGTTGCGAGTGCGTCGAACATGACTGTCCCTCCGGGGTCAGAACCTGAAATTCACCAGCCGCCGCATGACCAGGTAGTTGGCCACGACGAGGACACCGACCACGATGGCGAACGGCTTGAAGAGCGGATCGCCGCTGACATCGGCATAATACCCCGGCGCCGTGATCGAGGTGGCGCCAAGGATCACCAGCGGAAGGCAGGACAGGAAGATCGAGGTCAACCGCCCTTCCGCCGAGATCGCCTTGATCCGCCGCCGCATCGACAGCCGGTCCCGGATCACCTTTGCCAGCGTGTCGAGGACACGCGCGAGGTTGCCGCCGGTGCCGTGCTGGATCGCGATCGCGACGGCAAGGTAGCGCGCATCCTCAAGCCCGGTCCGCTCGGCAAAGTCCATCACCGCGTCGACCAGATCGTCGCCGTAGCTGATCTGATCGACCATGACGCCGAATTCCGTCGCAACCGGATCCTTCATGTCGCTGGCGACCGAGGCGATCGTCGCGTTCAGCGGATGACCGACCGTGAGGCCCCGCGCCATGAGGTCGAGCGCCTCGGGGAGTTGGGTAACGAGTGCGGCCATCCGGCGATTCCGAAGGACGTGGACCCGGATGACGGGCAGGACGAGGCAAAAGACAATCGCGATGCCCGCCGCCAGCCATGCCGGAAGGACGGTGGACGCCGCCAACGCCACGACGGCGGCGCCACCTGCCGAGAGCGTCAGGAACAACCCCGGGCGAATCGTCAGTCCGGCCTTGCGCAGATCCGCCGGCAGGTTCCCGATAAGCGGCAGTCCCGCAAGCTGCCAACCGTCGCGGTCCGGCTTCAGAAGGCGCAGGAGCTCCTCGGTCGATGCCCCTTCCGCGATCATCCGCATCCGCCGGTTTCGTGCCTCCGACAGGCTTTCGCTCCGCGTGACAAGCTGCCGGATCCCTTCGAACGTCATGAGGACGCCAAGGAAGACGCCGACATAGACCAGCGACGACCAGTCGAATTCCGTCAGGGGGGTCATGCGCTTGCTCCGCTGTTCATGAAGAGGTCGCTGCTGAGGTCGACCCCCGCCTGAATCAGCCGGTCGTAGCACTTCGGCCGGATGCCCGTTGCGATGAACTCACCCGTGATCGCGCCGGTTTCCGATACCCCGGTTTTGCGGAAGACGTAGATGTCCTGCATGGTGATCGTGTTACCCTCCATCCCGGTGATCTCGGAAATGCTCATCACCCGGCGCGAGCCGTCGCTCAGGCGATTGAGCTGCACGACCATGTCGAGGCCCGACGCGATCTGCGAGCGGATCGCCGAGACCGGGAAGTCGAGGCCGATCATCGTCACCATCTGCTCGATCCGGCCAAGCGCGTCGCGGGCGGTATTGGCATGCACCGTGGTCATGGACCCTTCATGCCCGGTGTTCATGGCCTGGAGCATGTCGAAGGTTTCGGCCCCCCGGACCTCGCCGACGATGATCCGGTCCGGCCGCATCCGGAGCGCGTTGCGGACAAGGTCGCGCTGGGTGACGGCCCCGGTCCCCGTCGGGCTTGCCGGGCGGGTCTCCAGCCGGACGACATGATCCTGCTGGAGCTGAAGCTCCGCCGCGTCCTCGATCGTCACCACCCGTTCGCGCGCACCGATATGAGACGAAAGCGCGTTCAGCATCGTCGTCTTGCCGGACCCGGTGCCGCCGGAAATCAGCACGTTCATCCGCGCCTGCACGAGGCCTGTCAGAAGGGCGGCGGCTTGCGGGTTGAGCGTTCCGATCTCGACCATCCGCTCCATCGTCAGCGGATTGCGCGAGAACTTGCGGATCGAAACCGACGGACCGTCGACCGCGCAGGGTCGGATGATCGCGTTGACCCGGCTTCCGTCCTCAAGCCGCGCATCGACCCAGGGGGTGGATTCGTCCACCCGCCGCCCGATCCGGCTGACGATCTTGTCGATGATACGCAGAAGATGGCGTTCGTCGCGGAAGCGGACCTTGCTTTTCTCCAGAACCCCGAAGCGTTCGACATAAACGTTCCGGTGCGAGTTCACGAGGATGTCGTTGATCGTTGGATCGGCGAGCAAGGGTTCCAGCGGGCCGAAGCCGAGAACCTCGTCCAGAAGCTCGTCGACGAGCTTCTTGAACTCCTCGGCCCGCATCGGCCGGCCCTCGTCGCTCAGGACCTGCGATACCAGCGCCGCCACCTCGCGGCGCAGCTCCTCGGGCTGGACCTTGTCTATGACGGCGAGGTTCAGCCGGTCGAGCAGCACGTCGTGCAGGTGGCTTTTCAGTTCGAGACGGGCGGTCAGCTCCGCCTCCTGCGGGGTCTGTTCCGGCGCGGCAGGCACGGGGCGGGCAATCTTCGCGCCAAGCTCGACGACATTCGATCCTGACGGCTTTTCGGAACGGGTAAAATGCCTGAACACGGCCGTTTCTCCTTATGACTTGTTTTGCTGAGCGGTGGCGGCGAAGCCGCTCCGGGTCGATTGGGCCAGCCGGGCCATCGCCTTGCCGAGCGCCGAACGGGGGGCGACGCGCGACAGGGGCTGCCCCCGGTCGGCGGCTGCGGCGGCGGAGTGCGGATCATGCGGCAGCCAGTGGTCGAGCGGCCGGTCAAGCACCTTCGCCGCCTCGCGCTGCAACCGGGAGCGCAGCAGTGGGCGGCGTTGGTGGTTGATCACGATCTTGACCGGCAGGGCGGGATTGTCCTGCGTGAAGAACTCGATCAGCCGACGGCAATGGCGGACCGAGGACACCGAGATATCGGTGACGACCATGAATTCGTCGGCGCGTTCGACAATGGGTTCGATCCAGCCGACGAGCGCGCGCGGCAGATCGACGACGACGTAATCATAGCTGCCGCGAAGCGTGTCGAGGATCGCCGCGACCTGATCGGGCCTGAGCGAGTCGAGCGGCGCGAATTTCGAAGGCGCCGCCAGAACCGAAAGCCCGTTCTTCATCACGACCATCGACTGGTCGAGGAAATTGGCGTCCGGGATCGTCCCGTCGAGGGCGAGTTGCAGGAGCGTGTCCTGTTCCCCGAGATCGAGAAACGATCCAATGGTTCCGAATTGAAGATCGAAATCCACGATCGCCACCTTCGGGCGCGCCTCGCGTTTCCGAAGGCCGGCGCCGGAGGCAAGCTGGTCGGCGAGGTTGACGGCGACCGTCGTCGACCCGACCCCGCCGCGCGCCTGCGCCACCGCGATGATCCGGCCGGCGCGATTGCCCGCGCTCCCCTTCTGGCGACCGAGCCGCGTGACCTGGCGGTCGACGCCGCCCTCCGCCGTCGGCAGCGGCAGGACCTCGTCCACGCCGGCATTCGACAGCGCCCGCGCCTGACTCAGAGAGATGTTCCCGTCGGCCAGCGCCACGAGTTTCGTGCCGGTTCGCCGGTGTGCGACAAGATCGCGAATCGCGGTCAGGTCGCCCTGATCGTCCGGGCTGGTCTGGAAAAGGATGACGTCATAGTCGGCCATCGCCTTGACCGCCCGCCCGTTCATCCCGGCCAGCGTGGAGGTATGCGTGTCGACCCGCACCCCGGGATCGGCGGCAAGGGATCGTCCGATCGCGTCCGAGACGCTGGCAGCTGGGGCAATCACGAGCATGGATCTGGTCGTCACAGTCATTTTCTCATCCTTCCGCCGGGCCGGTTGCCCGCGCACACTCATCCGTTCTCACCAAGGTCGAGGTCTTCGCCCGGCAATGACATGCTCATCACCGGGAAGGGCAGGGTACCGGCGGGACCGGTGCCCGTGCCCCCCGTCGCCAGCGCCGCGAGGCCGGCAAGCGGGGTCACGAACTGGAAATTCAGGTTCTGGATCTCGACCGTGACGACCGGCACGTAGGGGCCGCCGAGGAAATTCAGGGCCGGGTCGAAGTCGTATCTGAAGCTCAGGTTGGCAGTCGTGGCGCCCGCGGGCATCAGGGGCGAGATCGCCGCCCATATTTCGTTCACGACCAGCGGGTCGCCGGTCAGCCCCGTGCAGGCTGCGGACTGTGCCACGCAGATCGTTCCGCCCCCCGCCGAACAGGCCGTGCCGAACCGGGGCGGCGTCGTATTGGGCGGTACCGTGCCCCGGCGGTTCGTCGGCAACAGGCCGGCGCAAGCGGCGGGCCTCACCGCCGCGACGCGGCTTGCAATCTGCACCGCCTTGTCCGCCATCACGTATTCCGCCCCCATGCGGCCGAAGTCGACCAGCCCGAAGAAGAGCAGCAGGAACAGCGGCAACATCAGCGCAAGCTCTACCAGCGCCGTCCCATCCTCCTCCCGAGCGAAACGCCGCGCGGCTTGGGCGATATGGCACAGCACACTCATGAGCCATACACCCGTGCCGAGTCCGAGATTGTCGTCGTGAAGGTCGCGATGGCCGCCCCCCCGACCAGGGCAAAGATGTTTGAGAACGGCATCTGAATCTCGACGTCGGCCTCCACCGTCACCACGGCCACCGGAGAGGCGCGATATCCGCTGTTGTTGCAATGGATACTCGGCAAAACCACGCGGACATCCGTTACGGTGATTGCGCCAGGCAGGAAGAAAGCGCCCAGATCCTTGTTCTTGAGAGCAGGCACCAGATTGGTATAGGGCGCGATAGCAGAGGTCGTTGAACCCGTCGCGCAGATGTTCATGGGCACGACCCTGGCGAGGTAGCGGGTGGCGTCGCGCACGCCGCCGATCGCGCTCTGAAAGCCGATCATGATGCGTGCACTCTCCACGATCATCGCGAACACGAGGAGCATCATCGGCAGGACCAGCGCGAATTCGACCAGCGCGGCGCCACGCTCTTCGCGGGCGAAGCGGAGAAGCGGCGTGATTGGCGATGTCATGCGTCTTGCCATCCGATCACCTGTAAAGCT
It encodes the following:
- a CDS encoding TadE/TadG family type IV pilus assembly protein, producing the protein MTSPITPLLRFAREERGAALVEFALVLPMMLLVFAMIVESARIMIGFQSAIGGVRDATRYLARVVPMNICATGSTTSAIAPYTNLVPALKNKDLGAFFLPGAITVTDVRVVLPSIHCNNSGYRASPVAVVTVEADVEIQMPFSNIFALVGGAAIATFTTTISDSARVYGS
- a CDS encoding CpaF family protein, whose amino-acid sequence is MFRHFTRSEKPSGSNVVELGAKIARPVPAAPEQTPQEAELTARLELKSHLHDVLLDRLNLAVIDKVQPEELRREVAALVSQVLSDEGRPMRAEEFKKLVDELLDEVLGFGPLEPLLADPTINDILVNSHRNVYVERFGVLEKSKVRFRDERHLLRIIDKIVSRIGRRVDESTPWVDARLEDGSRVNAIIRPCAVDGPSVSIRKFSRNPLTMERMVEIGTLNPQAAALLTGLVQARMNVLISGGTGSGKTTMLNALSSHIGARERVVTIEDAAELQLQQDHVVRLETRPASPTGTGAVTQRDLVRNALRMRPDRIIVGEVRGAETFDMLQAMNTGHEGSMTTVHANTARDALGRIEQMVTMIGLDFPVSAIRSQIASGLDMVVQLNRLSDGSRRVMSISEITGMEGNTITMQDIYVFRKTGVSETGAITGEFIATGIRPKCYDRLIQAGVDLSSDLFMNSGASA
- a CDS encoding TadE/TadG family type IV pilus assembly protein, producing MSVLCHIAQAARRFAREEDGTALVELALMLPLFLLLFFGLVDFGRMGAEYVMADKAVQIASRVAAVRPAACAGLLPTNRRGTVPPNTTPPRFGTACSAGGGTICVAQSAACTGLTGDPLVVNEIWAAISPLMPAGATTANLSFRYDFDPALNFLGGPYVPVVTVEIQNLNFQFVTPLAGLAALATGGTGTGPAGTLPFPVMSMSLPGEDLDLGENG
- a CDS encoding type II secretion system F family protein, producing the protein MFDALATFLLNAGLTPQTLIVLGTGIGAMLVVFGLSGTMAGKDPVLRRMEAQARRRPIADDAGLLRHKSADPKGLMKTLIPSDRKERTEVERQLALAGFTGPHSVRNYYLLRLGFGIILPAALLALIWAARTGMISLPEALDSRIGSLSQVRIFQILSVLVGIGFFGPAIGLRSRAQERRRAIEESFPNALDLIQISVEAGLGFDAAMIRVGNELEKTAPAIAGEMLAAQREIQAGRSRDRALLDMAGRTGVDEVTAFANVVLQSMKFGTSMSETLTTYASEMRRNREFRAQEMANKLPVKMSGVMASLMLPALLLLTLGPVVIRYMRYIAG
- a CDS encoding type II secretion system F family protein — its product is MTPLTEFDWSSLVYVGVFLGVLMTFEGIRQLVTRSESLSEARNRRMRMIAEGASTEELLRLLKPDRDGWQLAGLPLIGNLPADLRKAGLTIRPGLFLTLSAGGAAVVALAASTVLPAWLAAGIAIVFCLVLPVIRVHVLRNRRMAALVTQLPEALDLMARGLTVGHPLNATIASVASDMKDPVATEFGVMVDQISYGDDLVDAVMDFAERTGLEDARYLAVAIAIQHGTGGNLARVLDTLAKVIRDRLSMRRRIKAISAEGRLTSIFLSCLPLVILGATSITAPGYYADVSGDPLFKPFAIVVGVLVVANYLVMRRLVNFRF
- a CDS encoding AAA family ATPase, giving the protein MTVTTRSMLVIAPAASVSDAIGRSLAADPGVRVDTHTSTLAGMNGRAVKAMADYDVILFQTSPDDQGDLTAIRDLVAHRRTGTKLVALADGNISLSQARALSNAGVDEVLPLPTAEGGVDRQVTRLGRQKGSAGNRAGRIIAVAQARGGVGSTTVAVNLADQLASGAGLRKREARPKVAIVDFDLQFGTIGSFLDLGEQDTLLQLALDGTIPDANFLDQSMVVMKNGLSVLAAPSKFAPLDSLRPDQVAAILDTLRGSYDYVVVDLPRALVGWIEPIVERADEFMVVTDISVSSVRHCRRLIEFFTQDNPALPVKIVINHQRRPLLRSRLQREAAKVLDRPLDHWLPHDPHSAAAAADRGQPLSRVAPRSALGKAMARLAQSTRSGFAATAQQNKS